One Candidatus Nitronauta litoralis genomic window, AAGCACTCCTGGTTGTATTTCATATCTTTTTTCCATGTTTCCAGAAACTGCTCTCGGTCTTCTTCATGGATCAGTGGCAACCAGGATTTTCCAAGAGTTTCCTTAAGAGAATGCCGGGTGATCACTTTCCAATATGTATTCGCGTAAGTCAGATTAAAATCAGGATCTGTTTGAAATATTCCTATAGGGGCAAAATCCATGATTTGGCGAAGCTGGTTTTCCTGCAAACGATTCAGTTCTTCTTCCCGGCACTGATTACTGATATTGCGTGCAAAACCCTCTATGAAGCCGGAGTCGCCGTCGGAAGATTCATTTCGTTGTTCGACCATCTCGAACCAGAACAGACGGCCACATTTTCCGGGAATCTTGCAACGATAGATTTTGAGGTCCCCTAAGACCAGTTCCTGCCCAAGGCGATGAAGACCTCCTGTTTCTTTTGAGGGGATTGGAGTCCAGGAAGACCATTGATTAATGAATTGCTCGGGAGTCCAGCCCAGCGTGTCGGTGACTTCAGGACTGACAAAAGTAAAATCACCCTTCTGGGTTCTTTCATAAAAAAAACCAGCTTGTCGCATTAGCATTAATTTGTGCCAGCGGGACTGATATGCTTGTGTTGTTAAATTCGTCATATGAATAAAAAAACAGGAATTGAAATTATGAAGTTAAGGTAATGGGATTTATATCGATATCAAAATCTTTTTTTATATGAGTTTTTATTTTTGAAATATTTTTATTTCGCCCGAAAAGTACATTTTATTACAACTATTTGAAAAATATGGAACTGCTTTTTAATAAAAATATTTTGAGGTTATTTTAAATTTCATTTTAATTCTGTTAGGAAATTCCTTTCCCTGGGATATTGGACTGAAGGAAAAAGAGACCAAAAATCTCCCGCCCTTACGTCAAAAAAGTGACTTTCCAGGATCGCGCTAAAAAATATCCAAAGTAGCGCAATACAAGTCTTTTGGAAACAACCCTTTATAAAATAAGTCTTTGGGCGTGTTTAACGAGTTCTGTTAGATGGGTTTCCTGTTTCCGGCATAAGTATTGCTTGTCATTCGTCATAGGAGAGGTTGTTTAGAAGGTTGGGTGAGTGACATTTTCAATTTGACTGAAAGAAGAGGGTGGCTATGGATTTCCTGACAGCAATGAAAATCAGTTCCTCCGGGTTATCGGCTCAACGCAAACGGATGGAAGTTATTTCCAGCAACCTAGCGAATATTGAAACCACCCGGACACCGGAAGGGGGACCTTATCGTCGGAAAGAGGTGGTCATCAACGCCTTGCCAGTAGATAACGAGTTCGCTTCTGTATTAAAAAATGAGGTCGGGGATAAATTACGTGAAGTTGTGGTTACCGGAGTTGTTGAGGATCAGTCGGACCCTATTCTGGTTTACAACCCGGACCATCCCGATGCGGACGAACGCGGCTACGTCAAAATGCCCAACGTTAATATGGTCAAGGAAATGGTGGATTTGATCAATGCATCCCGATCATTTGAAGCGAATGTTCAATCGATAAATACAGCTAAAGCAATGGCTCAACGAGCTATTGAACTTGGAAGGTAGCATTTTCTAAAACTTTTTATTAATTGACTCGCAAATAGATTATGGAAAAAATTCTGCAATTCTTTCAAGGCCTGGGGCAGCGTTTCCAGGAGTTAACCCCGACCAATAAGGCGGTCGCGCTGGGTCTCGTGGCGCTCATCATGGGGTCCTTTATGGCGATGGCGCTGTGGTTGCAGGAGCCTGACTATCAACTACTCTATGCCAATCTTTCAGAAGAAGATGCAGGCACTATCTTTGAACAATTAAAAACTCAAAATATTGAACCTCAATTAACGCACAACGGGACTTCCATTCACGTGCCATCTCACATGGTTCACGAACTCCGTCTTAAGCTGGCAAGCCAGGGTCTTCCAAAAGGAAATGAGGTCGGGTTGGAGTTGTTTGAAGAAATGCCGTTGGGTATGACCGAATTTATTCAAAAACTAAATTTTCAACGAGCCTTGCAGGGAGAACTTGCACGGACGATCACCACTCTGGATATTGTCGACATGGCAAGGGTTCATCTGGTTATTCCGAAAGATGATGTTTTTATAAAGGAGCAAAAAAAAGGGAAAGCCTCGGTCATGCTTAAATTACGGGCGGGTCGCTCCTTAACGGAATCCCAGGTTCAGGGAATTGTCCATTTAGTGTCGAGTAGCGTTGAAGGTGTGGACACCAAAAATGTTGTGCTGGTCGATTTCAAGGGCAACATCCTTTCGGGTTCGCAGGGAGCTGCCGAAGGGGCGATCCTGACCGCTACCAACTACAAGCACAAACGCCGGGTCGAACAACAACTTGAGCAAAGTATCATTCGTATGCTGGAAGATGCTCTGGGACCTGACAAGGTCATCGCCAGAGTGACCGCCGACCTGAATTTTGACAAGGTTGAAAAAACGGAGGAGATTTTTGATCCCGATTCCCAGGTGGTGCGTAGCGAACAAGCCAGTAATGAATCCGTAACGGGTGCAGTTCCGCCTGGAGGAACTCCGGGGGTCGAGTCTCTCCTTCCTGGCGCAGATGGGCAGGCTGGAGAGGGCCTTGGGCAACCGGCTAAGCGGAATAATGAAAAAACGACTTTTAATTATGAAATCAATAAGGTCGTCAAGCACACCACCCAGCCGACTGGTTCCGTAAGAAAACTTTCGGTAGCCGTTATGGTGGATGGGCAGATGGCGGGAGATCCTCCAGCCTATCAACCCAGAACGCCGGAAGAAATGTCTCAACTGGAGGCTATTGTAAAATCAGCTGTGGGTTATGACGAAAAACGCGGCGATCTCATAAAGCTTGAAAATGTGGAATTTGACCGTACCCTGGAACTGGAGCAGGCTGCCCAACTGGAGCAGGAAGAACTGATCCATCAGGGTGTTGAGATTGGTAAATACCTGTTTGTTGCTATAATAGTTTTATTCTTCCTGTTTAGGGTAATCCGCCCGCTGGTCAACTGGGTAACAACCAGCGTTGAAGTTGTGGAAGAAGATTCGCACTTGCCGACACCGGAAGAAATCGAAGCCGCCGAAGAAGAAAAGCGGCTTGCAAGAATGACTCAGCAAAACCTTGAAGTTCGCAAAGCCGTGAATGATTTTGTGGACAATGATCCGAAATACGCCGCAGGTGTCCTGCGAAAATGGCTTCGTGAGCGAGCCTGATCTTTAAGGGACCTTCAGTATGTCGACCCGAAAATTTACCGGACCGGAAAAAGTAGCCATCTTTTTGATGGCATTGGGTGAGGAAGCTGCCGCAAAAATTATGGCGCAGATGGAAGACCGAGAAATCCAGACTGTCGGAAACTACATGTCTGCCTTGTCCGACATTGACATGTCGGTTCTGGATCAGGTCACCAAGGAGTTTTATACCGCAGTTGAAACAGGTTCCGGAGGACTGGGTATCCCGGGACTCGACTTCTTGAAAAGCACTCTCATGCAAGCCATGGACCCTGCAAAAGCGACTGAAATTCTGAACAACATCACCACTCCCGGTGAAGACCTTGGGGGTGGCCTCGAGACAGTTCGTATGCTCGAGCCAAGGATTATCGCCTCATTTCTGGAAAATGAACATCCGCAGACATCAGCGATTGTGATGGCGCATCTCGAGGCCAGTGTGGCCAGTGCGACGTTGCGGGAGCTTCCCGAAGAAACCCGGATGGAAATCATTCACCGCCTCGCAACATTGGAGCGCGTGTCCCCTCAGGTTATAAGAGAGCTCGATGAAGCACTACAATCGGAATTCCGGACCTCAGGTGCGGTTTCTGGAAGTAAACTTGGCGGGGTGGCCTCGGCGGCCCAGGTTATGGGTTCCCTCGACCGGGCAGCGGAGTCCGCTATCCTTACTGCCATGGACGAAATCGACCCTGATCTTGCCAATGAGATCCGAAACCTCAGGTTCACCTATGAGGATCTGTTGAAAATTGACGACCACGGATTACAACTGGTTCTTAAGGAAATAAACCAGGAAGATTTGCTTGTGTCATTGAAAACGGCGAGTGAGGATCTCCAGGAAAAAATCTTTTCAAATATGTCGGAACGCGCTGCAACCATGTTAAGAGAGGACCTCGAATCTCTTGGACCAACCAAAATCAGCGAAGTCGAAAAAGCACAGCAGAAAATTGTGTCTACGTGTAAACGGCTTGAAGAAGAAGGAAAGCTGGTTATTGGAGGGGCTGGCGAAGAGCTGGTTTAGTCAATATGGATAGGTTTACTCCGCAATTTTTCACTTCCGAAGAATCTTCCCCTGAATCCCAGGAAAGCGGGTTTCAGCAGGAATTTCAACCGGAAGATTTTAACGCTTCCTCCGAACCCCCTTCAGTCGAAAAAAAAACTTTCAGCTTCGATAATGAAACGCAGAGAAACTTTGATCCCACCAATGTGGATAAAGCCAGAGTAGGTGTCCAGGAGATATTTAAG contains:
- the flgC gene encoding flagellar basal body rod protein FlgC — encoded protein: MDFLTAMKISSSGLSAQRKRMEVISSNLANIETTRTPEGGPYRRKEVVINALPVDNEFASVLKNEVGDKLREVVVTGVVEDQSDPILVYNPDHPDADERGYVKMPNVNMVKEMVDLINASRSFEANVQSINTAKAMAQRAIELGR
- the fliF gene encoding flagellar M-ring protein FliF, which codes for MEKILQFFQGLGQRFQELTPTNKAVALGLVALIMGSFMAMALWLQEPDYQLLYANLSEEDAGTIFEQLKTQNIEPQLTHNGTSIHVPSHMVHELRLKLASQGLPKGNEVGLELFEEMPLGMTEFIQKLNFQRALQGELARTITTLDIVDMARVHLVIPKDDVFIKEQKKGKASVMLKLRAGRSLTESQVQGIVHLVSSSVEGVDTKNVVLVDFKGNILSGSQGAAEGAILTATNYKHKRRVEQQLEQSIIRMLEDALGPDKVIARVTADLNFDKVEKTEEIFDPDSQVVRSEQASNESVTGAVPPGGTPGVESLLPGADGQAGEGLGQPAKRNNEKTTFNYEINKVVKHTTQPTGSVRKLSVAVMVDGQMAGDPPAYQPRTPEEMSQLEAIVKSAVGYDEKRGDLIKLENVEFDRTLELEQAAQLEQEELIHQGVEIGKYLFVAIIVLFFLFRVIRPLVNWVTTSVEVVEEDSHLPTPEEIEAAEEEKRLARMTQQNLEVRKAVNDFVDNDPKYAAGVLRKWLRERA
- the fliG gene encoding flagellar motor switch protein FliG — encoded protein: MSTRKFTGPEKVAIFLMALGEEAAAKIMAQMEDREIQTVGNYMSALSDIDMSVLDQVTKEFYTAVETGSGGLGIPGLDFLKSTLMQAMDPAKATEILNNITTPGEDLGGGLETVRMLEPRIIASFLENEHPQTSAIVMAHLEASVASATLRELPEETRMEIIHRLATLERVSPQVIRELDEALQSEFRTSGAVSGSKLGGVASAAQVMGSLDRAAESAILTAMDEIDPDLANEIRNLRFTYEDLLKIDDHGLQLVLKEINQEDLLVSLKTASEDLQEKIFSNMSERAATMLREDLESLGPTKISEVEKAQQKIVSTCKRLEEEGKLVIGGAGEELV